DNA from Streptomyces rishiriensis:
TGGTCAACCACGACTCGGCCGACGGGTGGGTGATCGAGCACGCGACGATCCAGAACAACTCCGGCGCCGGGCTGATGGCCGGTGCCCGCCAGCAGGTCCGCGCCAGTTGCCTGCGCGGCAACGGTCAGTACGGCATGAACGCGTACAAGGGCAGCGGCCGGATCAGGGGCCTGGTGGTCGAGGGCAACGAGATCGTGGCCAACAACAGGGACGACTGGGAACGGCGGCGGCCCGGCTGCGGCTGCACCGGAGGCGTCAAGTTCTGGGCCGTCGACGGCGCCGACATACGCGGCAACTGGGTGCACGACAACCGCGGAGCCGGGTTGTGGGCCGACACGAACAACAACGACTTCCGCATCGAGGACAACCTGATCGAGGCCAACGACGGTGCCGCGCTGATCTACGAGACCAGCTACAACGCGGTCGTCCGGAGGAACACGATCCGGCGGAACAACTGGGTCGAGGGCCGCAGGTACGCCGACCGCGGCGACAACTTCCCGTTCGCGACGGTCTACCTGTCCGAGTCCGGCGGCGAACCACGGGTCCGGGCCCGCACGGACAAGATCGACATCTATCGGAACGTGCTGGAGAACAACTGGTCCGGCATCACCCTGTGGGAGAACGCCGACCGGTTCTGCAACAGCCCGGCCAACACCTCGTCCGGTGACTGCACGTTGCTGGTGCAGAACACCGGCCGCTGCGCACAGCCGGCGATCGCCTCCGCCCCGCTCTACGCCGACTGCCGGTGGAAGACACAGCGGGTGGACATCCACGACAACCGCTTCGTGCTGGACAAGTCCGTCGTCGACTGCACGGTGAAGTGCGACCGCATGGCGGTGCTGGCCAACTACGGCACCTACCCGGACTGGTCGCCGTACCAGGGCGAGCGGGTGGCCGAGGCGATCACCCGCGAGCAGCACAACCGCTGGCACGACAACGTCTACCTCGGGCCATGGAAATTCGTCGCCCACGACCCGAGCCGGATCCTCGACTCCGGGCAGTGGCAGGGCACGCCGTACCAGCAGGACGCGGGCAGCACCTTCCGTGCACGGGACGGTGGTTGAGATGCGCAAGGACCACACGTCGAAGCTCGTCGGGACGGTCTGGGGGCTGCTGATCCTCAACACGCTCGGCTCCGCCGGGGCGAAGACCATCATCCCGCTGCCCCGCTCCCTCATCCAGATGGTCACCATGGGCGCGCTGGTCGCCGCGTTCGCGCTGGCGCTCGCGGTCAATCTCCGGCTGCGCGTCCGAGCCAGTACCTACGTCTTCCTGCTCACCCTGCTGCTGGTGCCGAGCGTGATCTCCAGCGCGAACCTGGAGTCCGGGTTCGGCGCGCTGTTCCGCTGCGCCCGGCTGGCTCTCTTCGTCGGCACGCTGTGGCTGCTCAGCCGCTGGTGGGACGGCGGCCTGACGTTCGTCCGGCACCACATCCGGATGTACTTCGCGGTCCTGGGGTCGGTGGCGGCCGGCATGATCATCTCACCGGGCGCCGCCATGCCCGAGCTCTACGGGGGGCGGCTGGTCGGCGCGTTGTGGCCGCTCACCCCGCCGCAGATCGGACAGTACGCCGCGGTGATCATCGGGCTCACCGTGCTGCTCGTCCTGGGCCGCCGGACCGACAGGGGCAGCGCGGCGGCGGTCATCGTGCCGGCCCTCGTCCTGCTGGCGCTGACCCACACCCGGACGGCCACGCTCGGCCTGCTCGTCGGACTGGCCCTGGCGATCGGCTCGCTCATCCTGACCAGCGCCGCCGCCCGCCGGTTCTTCGTCCGGGCGGTGCTGTGCGCCACCGTGGCCGCGGTGGCGTTCGGCTCCGCGCTGCAGGCGTGGTTCCTGCGCGGACAGAGCCAGGAGAACTTCAGCAGCCTCACCGGCCGGGCCAAGGTCTGGCACGCCCTGCTGGCAGCTCCCCGCACGACCTCGGAGCACCTGTTCGGTGCGGGCCTGGGCGACAAGTCGTTCGGCGGGCTGCCGATCGACAACAGCTGGCTGGCCGTCTACCACGAGCAGGGCATGACCGGCGTCACCCTGGTGGCGGCGATCATCATCGTGCTGGGCGGCGTCGCGTTGCTGCGGCCGCCGTCGCTGTCGAGGGCCTGCGCGATCTTCCTGATCAGCTACTGCGCGATCGCGTCGTACACGGAGGCCGGGCTGGGCGACGCCTCGCCGTACCTGCTGCATCTGGCCGTGGCCGCCTCGCTGCTGGCGGCACCTGCCGCGGCCACTCCCCTCTCGACTCCCGAAGCCCCTCGACGAGGCATCCCGCAAGGGGCCCGAAGATCGGAGGTGACCTGAGCATGCACGTCCTCGTGGTGCACAACCGCTACTCCTCGGCGCAGCCGAGCGGAGAGAACAAGGTCGTCGACCAGGAAGTGGCGCTGCTGCGCGAAGCCGGTCACCGGGTCGAGGTGTTCGAGCGGCGCAGCGACGACATCGCCGCCCGGTCCCTGCTGGGCAAGGCCGCGATACCGCTGCTGGTGCCGTGGAACCCGGCGGTCCGCGCGGAGCTCGCCGCCCGGCTGCGCACCGAGCGGCCGGACGTGGTGCACGTCCACAACGTCTTCCCGCTCCTGTCGCCGGCGGTGCTGGCCGCCTGCGCCGACGCCGGGGTGCCCGTCGTGGCCACGCTGCACAACTACACCCAGATCTGCCCGCCCGGCACGCTGCAGCGGGACGGCCGGCCGTGCACCGAGTGCGTCGGGTCCGCGCCGCTGCCCGCCGTCCGGCACGGCTGCTACCGGAACTCCCGGCTGGCGACGGTGCCGCTCGCGGTCAGCCTGTCGGTCAACCGGCGGCGGTGGTGGTCCGGCGTGGAGCGGTTCTTCTGCATCTCCGCGGCGCAGCGCGACGTCCTGGTACGGGCCGGCATGCCACCCGAGCGGCTGGCGGTGAAGCACAACTTCGTGCCCGACCCGGGCGCCTGCCGAACGGGCGACGGCGAGCATCTGCTGTATCTCGGCCGGCTCGCGGAGGCCAAGGGCGTGCGGCTGCTGATGGCCGCGTGGGACGCGATCGCCGCCGACGGCGGTGTGGGCGTGCCGCTCGTGATCGCCGGCACCGGGCCACTGGAGCGGGAGGTGGCCGCCTGGGCGGCGGGCCGGGACGACGCGCGGTACGTCGGCCTGTACGACCTGGCGGAGTGCCGGCGGGCCATCGCGCGGTCGGTCGCCGTGGTGGCTCCCTCCACCTGGCTGGAGGCCTTCGGTCTGGTGGTCGTGGAGGCGATGGCGGCGGGGGTCCCCGTCGTCGCCGCCGGTCACGGCGCCTTCGTCGAACTCGTCGAGGACGGTGGGACCGGGCTGCTGCACCGGCCGGGGGAAACCGCCTCGCTCGCGTCCTGCATACGCCGGATCGCGGCCGAGCCGGACCGTAACCGGGAGATGGGGCAGGCGGCCCGGCGCCGTTACGAGCAGGACTTCAGCCCGGCCGTCGGGCTGGAGCGCCTGGTGGAGGGGTACCGCACCGCGCTCGCGGGTCGGTCCGGCGGCGGGGACAGCCCGCCGCCGGTAGGGGACGGAAGCACTGGCTCGCGGCGGGGGAACCCGCGCGAGCGGGATGGGGGCAGTAGATGACACGATGCCGACTCTGCGGCTCGGCGGCGCTGACAAGCGTCGTCGATCTCGGGGCGACTCCGCCGTGTGAGAGCTTTCTCGCCGCGGACCAACTGGATCTGCCGGAGCCGGCGTACCCGCTGCATCTGCGGGTCTGCACCGACTGCTGGCTCGCGCAGATCCCTCCGCTGATCACGCCGGAGGAGACCTTCACGCAGTACGCGTACTTCTCCTCCTACTCGACCTCCTGGGTGGAGCACGCGCGCGCCTTCGTCGCCGACGCCGTACGGCGGCTGGACCTCGGCGCCGACGCCTTCGTGGTCGAGGTCGCGAGCAACGACGGATACCTGCTGAGGCATGTGGTGGACCGCGGGATGCGCTGCCTCGGCATCGAGCCCTCGGTGAACGTCGGCGCCACGGCGCGGGACGCGGGTGTGCCCACGCTCACGGCGTTCCTGGACCCGGCCACCGGCTCGGACGTCCGCGCCGAGCACGGCCCTGCGGACCTGGTCGTGGCCAACAACGTGTACGCGCACATCCCGGACGTGGTCGGGTTCACCCGGGGGCTGCGCGCCCTGGTCGCCGACGACGGCTGGGTCTCCATCGAGGTGCAGCACCTGCTGACCCTGATCGAGGAGAACCAGTACGACACGATCTACCACGAGCACTTCCAGTACTACACGGTCGCGTCCGCGATCCGGGCGCTGGCGAGCGGCGGACTGGCGCTCGTGGACGTCGAGTTGCTGCCCACGCACGGCGGCTCCGTCCGGCTGTGGGCCCGCCCGGCCGAGGTGGCCGGCGAGCCGACCCGGCGGGTGACCGACGTGCTCGACCGGGAGAAGGCCGCCGGCCTCCAGGAGCTGTCCGGGTACACCGAGTTCTCGTCCCGGGTGGCCAAGGTGCGCCGGGACCTGCTGCGGTTCCTCGTCGAGGCGGCCGAGCGCGGCGAGACGGTCGTCGGCTACGGCGCCCCGGGCAAGGGCAACACCCTGCTCAACCACTGCGGCATCCGGCCCGACCTGCTCCCGTACACGGTCGACCGCAACCCCTACAAGCACGGCAGGTACACGCCGGGCACCCGCATCCCGATCCTGCCGCCCGAGCAGATCGCCGCCGACCGGCCTGACTACGTGCTCGTGCTGCCGTGGAACCTGCGGGCCGAGCTGGTCGAGCAGCTGTCGTTCGTGCACGCCTGGGGCGGCCGACTCGTCTTTCCCATACCGGAACTGAGCATTGTCGAGGTCAAGGCATGAAGGTCGTACTGTTCTGCGGCGGCTACGGGCTGCGCATGCGCAGCGGAGCCTCCGACGACGTGCCCAAGCCGATGGCGATGGTCGGCCCGCGACCGCTGATCTGGCACGTCATGCGCTACTACGCGTACTTCGGGCACACGGAGTTCATCCTGTGCCTCGGGTACGGGGCTCACCACATCAAGGACTTCTTCCTCAACTACGAGGAGACGACGTCCAACGACTTCGTGCTGCGGGGCGGACAGACCGAGCTGCTGTCCACCGACATCGCCTCCTGGACGATCACGTTCGCGCAGACCGGCATCGAGTCACCGATCGGGGAGCGGCTGCGCCGGGTGCGGCACCACCTGGACGGCGACGAGATGTTCCTCGCCAACTACGCCGACGTGCTCACCGACGCCCCGCTGCCCGAGATGATCGACCGGTTCGCCCGGCGCGACGCCGGTGCGTCGATGATGGTGGTGCCGCCGCAGTCCTCGTTCCACTGCGTGGACCTGGGTGACGACGGCCTGGTGGGGGGCATCACCGCGGTGAGCGACATGCCGCTGTGGGAGAACGGCGGCTACTTCGTGCTCCGCCAGGAGGTCTTCGACCACATCCCGGAGAACGGGGACCTGGTCGCCGACGGCTGTGCCCAACTGGCCAAGCGCGGCCGGTTGCTGGCGCACCAGCACCGCGGCTTCTGGAAGCCGACCGACACCGTGAAGGAGCGGGCCGCGCTCGACTACGCCTACGCCCGGGGTGACCGCCCGTGGGCGGTGTGGGAACGGGACGGTGCGGCGGTGAGCGCGTCCGGCGGCGGACAGGGCTCCGGAGCGAGGGCGTGATCCGGCTCGGGACCGGGCGCCTGGACCGGATCGTCGCCGTGGGCGCGCACTGCGACGACATCGCCATCGGCGCCGGCGGCACCCTGCTGACGCTGTGCCTGGCGCGGCCGGGCGTCCGGGTGGACGCGCTGGTGCTCTCCGGCGGTGGCGGCGAGCGGGAGCAGGAGGAGCTGGCCGCGCTCACCGCCTTCTGTCCGGGGGCGGATCTGCGGCTGACGGTGCACAAGCTGCCGGACGGCCGGTTCCCGGCGC
Protein-coding regions in this window:
- a CDS encoding glycosyltransferase; translation: MHVLVVHNRYSSAQPSGENKVVDQEVALLREAGHRVEVFERRSDDIAARSLLGKAAIPLLVPWNPAVRAELAARLRTERPDVVHVHNVFPLLSPAVLAACADAGVPVVATLHNYTQICPPGTLQRDGRPCTECVGSAPLPAVRHGCYRNSRLATVPLAVSLSVNRRRWWSGVERFFCISAAQRDVLVRAGMPPERLAVKHNFVPDPGACRTGDGEHLLYLGRLAEAKGVRLLMAAWDAIAADGGVGVPLVIAGTGPLEREVAAWAAGRDDARYVGLYDLAECRRAIARSVAVVAPSTWLEAFGLVVVEAMAAGVPVVAAGHGAFVELVEDGGTGLLHRPGETASLASCIRRIAAEPDRNREMGQAARRRYEQDFSPAVGLERLVEGYRTALAGRSGGGDSPPPVGDGSTGSRRGNPRERDGGSR
- a CDS encoding right-handed parallel beta-helix repeat-containing protein, with protein sequence MRIKWRHRAFGAAPLVLALLATTGCESAPAARPKPTAAPSTSVARVCAEPAAGPAKAPAGAVTVDPAVAGDLAAKTKSSPAHTTFWLRPGTHRLEPDRYAQVIPKEGDSYLGAPGAVLDGRKTNQYAFGGTARDVTIRHLTVQGFVAPHDEGVVNHDSADGWVIEHATIQNNSGAGLMAGARQQVRASCLRGNGQYGMNAYKGSGRIRGLVVEGNEIVANNRDDWERRRPGCGCTGGVKFWAVDGADIRGNWVHDNRGAGLWADTNNNDFRIEDNLIEANDGAALIYETSYNAVVRRNTIRRNNWVEGRRYADRGDNFPFATVYLSESGGEPRVRARTDKIDIYRNVLENNWSGITLWENADRFCNSPANTSSGDCTLLVQNTGRCAQPAIASAPLYADCRWKTQRVDIHDNRFVLDKSVVDCTVKCDRMAVLANYGTYPDWSPYQGERVAEAITREQHNRWHDNVYLGPWKFVAHDPSRILDSGQWQGTPYQQDAGSTFRARDGG
- a CDS encoding class I SAM-dependent methyltransferase, which codes for MTRCRLCGSAALTSVVDLGATPPCESFLAADQLDLPEPAYPLHLRVCTDCWLAQIPPLITPEETFTQYAYFSSYSTSWVEHARAFVADAVRRLDLGADAFVVEVASNDGYLLRHVVDRGMRCLGIEPSVNVGATARDAGVPTLTAFLDPATGSDVRAEHGPADLVVANNVYAHIPDVVGFTRGLRALVADDGWVSIEVQHLLTLIEENQYDTIYHEHFQYYTVASAIRALASGGLALVDVELLPTHGGSVRLWARPAEVAGEPTRRVTDVLDREKAAGLQELSGYTEFSSRVAKVRRDLLRFLVEAAERGETVVGYGAPGKGNTLLNHCGIRPDLLPYTVDRNPYKHGRYTPGTRIPILPPEQIAADRPDYVLVLPWNLRAELVEQLSFVHAWGGRLVFPIPELSIVEVKA
- a CDS encoding O-antigen ligase domain-containing protein, producing the protein MRKDHTSKLVGTVWGLLILNTLGSAGAKTIIPLPRSLIQMVTMGALVAAFALALAVNLRLRVRASTYVFLLTLLLVPSVISSANLESGFGALFRCARLALFVGTLWLLSRWWDGGLTFVRHHIRMYFAVLGSVAAGMIISPGAAMPELYGGRLVGALWPLTPPQIGQYAAVIIGLTVLLVLGRRTDRGSAAAVIVPALVLLALTHTRTATLGLLVGLALAIGSLILTSAAARRFFVRAVLCATVAAVAFGSALQAWFLRGQSQENFSSLTGRAKVWHALLAAPRTTSEHLFGAGLGDKSFGGLPIDNSWLAVYHEQGMTGVTLVAAIIIVLGGVALLRPPSLSRACAIFLISYCAIASYTEAGLGDASPYLLHLAVAASLLAAPAAATPLSTPEAPRRGIPQGARRSEVT
- a CDS encoding glucose-1-phosphate cytidylyltransferase, with amino-acid sequence MKVVLFCGGYGLRMRSGASDDVPKPMAMVGPRPLIWHVMRYYAYFGHTEFILCLGYGAHHIKDFFLNYEETTSNDFVLRGGQTELLSTDIASWTITFAQTGIESPIGERLRRVRHHLDGDEMFLANYADVLTDAPLPEMIDRFARRDAGASMMVVPPQSSFHCVDLGDDGLVGGITAVSDMPLWENGGYFVLRQEVFDHIPENGDLVADGCAQLAKRGRLLAHQHRGFWKPTDTVKERAALDYAYARGDRPWAVWERDGAAVSASGGGQGSGARA